The Synergistaceae bacterium region CTCCACCTCGGGCCTTACGGCGGAGCGCAGCGGGCCTTTGTCCTTCAGGAGAAACAGAGAGACCCGCCACCCCTCCTGTCTGGCCAGACCGTTGGCCAGTCGCAGAGAAGAGCGTTCCGCCCCCCCTTCACCCAGGTCGCGCAGAAGAAAAGCCGCTTTTCGGGGCCGCGCCGCGCTGTCGTGTTGTGGACGCTCCGTCGCGTTTAGTTCGTTCAAACAGGTCATACGCTGATTATAACGAAGCGAACCCTTACAGGAACCGCTCGATCTCGCCCTGCTGCTGTTCGAAAATCGGAACGTAAGGTTGGGGATTACGGCCGAAACAGATGTCCATCTGCTCGTAGAAGGCAATTTCATCCGTGTTGACGAAACGCTGAACGATGGCGTCTTTGGTGGGCATGTACCGGATTTTTCCATTGTTGACTCCCACCACGGTCACTCCGACGATCCCGTTTTCCAGTAAAAAGACGCCCGCCGCGCCGATTTCCTTCCCGAAATTGACGTCATAGGCGGCCGTCAGGCCGCTTCGAACCATGTGTCCCGGAACGACTTCCCGAACCTCAGGCAGCTCGAACACGTCGGGGACGTACATACCGGAATTTTTCATGAATTGTTGAATTTCCGGATCTTTCTGCATTGTCGTTTCGAAGCGGGAGCGAATGTAACGGGCCACCCCCGTCAGCTTGACGTGTCCAAAGGAGTCCGTTCCCCCATCGTTTTCCGAGAAGAGCTTTCCGTCTTCCCCCCGGACTCCTTCCGCCACGACGATGACGTAGGTTCCCGAATGCACGTCGGAGTTCATGATGCGCCGGATGTAATAATGCTTCATGTGTTTGTAGACCACATCGAAATCCACCTTGATTTCCGGAATTAAAATGCAGTCCGCGTCAGAGGCTATGCCTCCGCGGAAGGCCGTGTGCCCGGCGTAGCGCCCGAAAACCTCCACGATAATGATCCGGTTGTGGGTTTTGCCCGTGGTTTTAATGTCCTGGACGATGTGCGCGATTTTGTTGATAGCCGAGTCTCCCCCCACCGAGTAGGTCTGCAGGTCGAGGTCCATCGTTTTTGGGGCGTGGACGCAGGGAATTCCGTTCTGGCAGAGATCCACGACGACGCTGCCCGTGTCGTCGCCTCCTGAAATCAGCAGACCGTCGATGTTGAATTTGCGCAGCCCCTGAAGGATGCGGTTGTATTTGTCCGGATTTTTGATTTTAGCGATTTTAACGCGGCTGTGGCCGGCCTCGCTTCCCGCGAAGGAGGAATTGACGTGGTCGGTGCGTTCCTCGTCCAGTAAAACGAGATGTTCGAAATCCACAAGGTTGTAGAGCCCCGCGTATCCGCTGGGGATGATGTAAACTCCGATTCCTCGCGATATTGCCGCCTTTGCCGCTCCACGCACCACGGCGTTCAGGCCTCCGCAGTCGCCTCCCGAGGTGATGATCCCGATGTTCTTTATCTTCGCGGTCATGATTTTTCCCCTTCCTTATTTCATTGTCGAAAATTATGCTGACGGAATGCCCGACGCGCAGGGCACTCCGGTCTGACAAAGGCCGCAGCCGTAACCTTCAAATTTATAATTTTCCAAAACATAGGGGGCTGTCCTGCCGCTCAGCCACTGAGAGCAGCGGGATTTATCGTGACCCCGTTCGGACAGCGCGCCGACGGGGCATCGGGCGATACAGGCGCCGCATTTTTTCTGTGTTTTGAAAATACAGTATTCGTCGTAACGGGAGTAAGGGCGAGGTGTCGGCGTGAGCCGGGCGCGGAGGACTATCGAGCCGATGCGGACCGCCTTTCCCAGGGGGGTGATCAGCCCGTCGCAGAGTCCAAAGGTCCCCAGCCCGCAGGCGTGGGCGATATGACGCTCCGACCAGGTGGAAACGAAGACGTACCGTTCCGACGCCATCGAGGTCCATGCCTCCAGGTTCATGGGCGCGACGGCATCGACGCCGGAGGTTTTCAGGAATTCGACCATGTGGGCTCTCAGTCTGACGTTTTCCTTTTCTCCGAAAATACGACTGCGGGCCCAGCGTTCGGCGGGCCACTCCTTCTGTCGGGCGTTATCCTGCTTTGTGACTGCCGAATGAGGCAATATCCAGGAGACGATGGAAAGTTCGTCGGCCGAAACGGTTCCGTATCCTCCAAGGGAGAAGGCCTCCGCCGGAGTCCAGTGGCGCGGGTCCACCCATTCCCGGAAAGTTTCGAAAATCGGATCGTCCCCGCGGGACACCCCCAGCAACGGACTTTCCCACATCCGTTCGTTTTTCAGAAGCGTTTCTTTCACGAGCTCCATGGCGTTGCCCGCGTCCTCTTTCAAAAAACGTTCCGCCTCGCTGCGGATCGACTCGAAAAGCTCCATGACTTTTTCTCCCTCCCCTGGCTGTGGCGCGCTGTCGTGGTGCGCTCTCATGGAGCGATTATATAACGATTCCGAATGACATTGTGAATCCGAAATGAGTAGTATAATCCTGCCTGTCCGTGAAATAAAAGATTTTTGTACTTTCATAATTGCATAATTGTCGTAAAAAATTGAGGAGGCCGAAGGTTCGGCTGAGGAGCTGGGGATGGTGAAAGAACCGGGAACGGGCGTGTCCCGTGAGGGTTTGAGAGCCGTAAGACTCTTGTGGGGTTTGTTCGTCTATGCAATCGGGATTGTTTTGACGGTTCACGCAAATCTGGGGCTTTCCCCCTGGGATGTGTTTCATCAGGGACTTGCTCTGCGTCTGGGGCTTTCTTTCGGAATGGCCAGCGTTGCCGTGGCGGTGGCCATTGTGGCCGCGGTGGCCCTGATGCGAGAGCATATCGGCCTGGGAACCCTCTGCAACATGATTCTGATTGGAAGCTTCGTGGACGTTCTGATGTTTGGCCGATGGGTGCCGGAAGCGCATTCGTTTTTTTCAGGGCTGCTC contains the following coding sequences:
- a CDS encoding 6-phosphofructokinase; amino-acid sequence: MTAKIKNIGIITSGGDCGGLNAVVRGAAKAAISRGIGVYIIPSGYAGLYNLVDFEHLVLLDEERTDHVNSSFAGSEAGHSRVKIAKIKNPDKYNRILQGLRKFNIDGLLISGGDDTGSVVVDLCQNGIPCVHAPKTMDLDLQTYSVGGDSAINKIAHIVQDIKTTGKTHNRIIIVEVFGRYAGHTAFRGGIASDADCILIPEIKVDFDVVYKHMKHYYIRRIMNSDVHSGTYVIVVAEGVRGEDGKLFSENDGGTDSFGHVKLTGVARYIRSRFETTMQKDPEIQQFMKNSGMYVPDVFELPEVREVVPGHMVRSGLTAAYDVNFGKEIGAAGVFLLENGIVGVTVVGVNNGKIRYMPTKDAIVQRFVNTDEIAFYEQMDICFGRNPQPYVPIFEQQQGEIERFL